From Toxorhynchites rutilus septentrionalis strain SRP chromosome 2, ASM2978413v1, whole genome shotgun sequence, a single genomic window includes:
- the LOC129770619 gene encoding guanine nucleotide-binding protein G(f) subunit alpha, translated as MRLKDCFRRLSVEKMVMKRYQEKRSIQIEQQCRKPVKILLLGAGESGKTTIIKQMQILHVQDGFSYDERLDKLHDIIENIHESIYELVRQVIFMDLQFDSIENRNHADKILRMGNEAPWNLCVDYVHRVKSLWSDMAIKTCYKRSNEFQLMDSAKYFLDRVERLSIPGYIPTNSDILNCRKTTTGIQEINFHIPMPKSLGGGCQEFRMFDVGGQRAHRTKWMQIFEDIEVVLFMIECSSFDQTLREDPGKNRLVESFDLFRGVWQNRFLAEAGLIVFLNKQDILAEKIRAGKSIKDYFAEFDDFVVVGDDEDGIDGELARTRRFIMSRLVDITNEQPRRTSHLVRRNRSCYYHFTVATDTQNVRNVFNDVHNIILTRNLEDFSVS; from the exons ATGCGTTTGAAGGACTGCTTTCGGCGACTCTCGGTGGAGAAGATGGTTATGAAAAGATATCAAGAGAAGAGGAGCATTCAAATCGAGCAACAATGTAGAAAACCGGTGAAAATACTATTACTTGGTGCCGGTGAATCCGGCAAGACAACCATCATCAAACAGATGCAGATTCTGCACGTTCAAGACGGATTTAGTTATGA TGAGCGTTTAGACAAGTTACACGATATCATAGAAAATATCCACGAATCAATTTACGAATTAGTTCGGCAAGTAATATTCATGGATCTGCAATTTGACTCGATAGAAAATCGAAATCATGCTGATAAAATCCTAAGGATGGGAAACGAAGCACCGTGGAATCTATGCGTAGACTATGTTCACCGCGTTAAAAGCCTATGGTCCGATATGGCAATCAAAACATGCTACAAACGGTCGAACGAATTCCAACTAATGGACAGTGCAAAATA TTTTTTGGATCGCGTCGAAAGACTTTCCATACCTGGATACATCCCAACGAACTCGGATATACTGAACTGCCGCAAGACGACTACGGGTATACAAGAAATCAATTTTCACATTCCAATGCCGAAATCTCTCGGTGGCGGATGCCAAGAATTTCGGATGTTTGATGTCGGAGGACAACGCGCACATCGAACCAAGTGGATGCAGATATTTGAGGACATTGAAGTGGTATTGTTCATGATCGAATGTAGCAGTTTTGATCAGACGTTGAGAGAGGATCCGGGAAAAAATCGACTTGTCGAGAGCTTCGATCTGTTCAGAGGGGTTTGGCAGAACCGATTTCTGGCGGAAGCAGGATTGATTGTATTTCTTAACAAACAAGATATTTTGGCAGAGAAAATACGAGCTGGGAAATCGATAAAGGATTATTTCGCTGAGTTTGACGATTTCGTGGTGGTTGGTGATGATGAGGATGGAATCGATGGCGAACTTGCGAGAACGAGGCGATTCATTATGTCGAGATTAGTG GATATCACTAACGAACAACCCCGCCGGACGTCTCATCTTGTGCGAAGGAATCGCTCATGCTACTACCACTTCACCGTAGCAACAGACACCCAAAACGTTCGAAATGTGTTTAACGATGTCCATAATATCATTTTGACAAGAAATTTAGAAGACTTTAGTGTTTCATAG